One region of Juglans regia cultivar Chandler chromosome 4, Walnut 2.0, whole genome shotgun sequence genomic DNA includes:
- the LOC108997924 gene encoding ABC transporter B family member 10-like, with product MGETLAMAPDLLKGNQMVASVFEVMDRKTEVLGDVGEELMTVEGTIELRGVQFSYPSRPEVLIFKDFNLRVRSGKSMALVGQSGSGKSSVISLILRFYDPTAVRVMIDGKDIKKLKIKSLRRHIGLVQQEPTLFATSIYENILYGKEGASESEVIEATKLANAHTFVSSLPEGYSTKVGERGVQLSGGQRQRVAIARAILKNPEILLLDEATSALDVESERVVQQALDRLMKNRTTIVVAHRLSTIKNADQISVLHDGKIIEQGTHSSLIENKNGAYYKLINIQQ from the exons ATGGGTGAAACATTGGCTATGGCCCCAGATCTCTTGAAAGGGAACCAAATGGTGGCATCAGTCTTTGAAGTGATGGACAGAAAGACAGAGGTACTGGGGGATGTTGGAGAAGAGCTGATGACAGTGGAGGGAACAATTGAGCTCAGGGGCGTCCAATTCAGTTACCCATCAAGACCagaagttctaatttttaaggACTTTAATCTAAGAGTTCGCTCGGGGAAGAGTATGGCACTAGTAGGGCAAAGTGGTTCTGGTAAAAGCTCTGTCATCTCTCTTATACTGCGATTTTACGATCCAACGGCTGTGAGAGTTATGATAGATG GGAAAGACATAAAGAAGCTCAAGATCAAATCACTTAGGAGACACATTGGTCTAGTCCAACAAGAACCAACTCTTTTCGCCACATCAATATACGAGAACATTCTTTACGGAAAAGAAGGAGCCTCTGAATCTGAAGTAATTGAAGCAACAAAGCTTGCTAATGCTCATACCTTTGTCAGTTCGCTTCCTGAAGGCTACTCTACCAAAGTGGGTGAACGCGGAGTGCAACTGTCTGGTGGTCAGAGACAAAGGGTAGCCATTGCCCGAGCTATTCTCAAGAACCCAGAAATCTTGTTATTAGATGAAGCCACTAGTGCTTTAGATGTGGAGTCAGAGCGTGTGGTGCAACAAGCTCTAGATAGATTGATGAAGAACAGGACAACAATTGTGGTAGCACATAGGCtgtcaacaataaaaaatgcaGACCAAATATCAGTTTTACATGATGGGAAGATCATAGAACAAGGGACTCATTCATCACTTATAGAGAACAAGAATGGAGCATACTATAAGTTGATCAACATTCAGCAATAG